The proteins below are encoded in one region of Casimicrobium huifangae:
- a CDS encoding thioesterase family protein — translation MSHADYKHFLTIPTRWMDNDIYGHVNNVVYYSWFDTVINEYLIRAGGLDIHNAPIVGFCVDSGCTYKQSFSFPEPVHAGLRVTKLGNSSVRYEVGLFGEGDEQPRATGFFVHVFVDRASNRSVPIPSAIRQALQAIRA, via the coding sequence ATGAGCCACGCCGACTACAAGCACTTTCTCACCATCCCCACCCGCTGGATGGACAATGACATCTACGGTCACGTCAACAACGTCGTCTACTACAGCTGGTTTGACACCGTCATCAACGAGTACCTGATCCGCGCCGGCGGGCTGGACATTCACAACGCGCCCATCGTTGGTTTCTGCGTGGATTCGGGTTGCACCTACAAACAGAGTTTTTCTTTTCCCGAGCCGGTCCACGCGGGGTTGCGCGTCACAAAGCTGGGCAATAGCTCGGTACGCTACGAGGTGGGCCTGTTCGGTGAGGGCGATGAGCAACCGCGTGCCACTGGTTTCTTTGTGCACGTCTTCGTTGACCGCGCATCAAACCGCAGCGTACCAATCCCGTCCGCTATCCGGCAAGCATTGCAGGCGATCCGGGCGTAG